In Synechococcus sp. KORDI-52, one genomic interval encodes:
- a CDS encoding carbamoyl-phosphate synthase produces MLRRLSLGLLASAISIAALPAIAQEGSADDLGVMSISLKDVVKPTFGFQGALQGAGTPNQAGIGGFLPLSVGDNSVWFLDVLANINFADYENNSSIINTKVAGTTISTSSRLGYRWLNGDRSWMYGLNAGYDSRPMNTGGTDTGIPLFGTEKSAFFQQVAVNAEAVSNDWNFNAYALIPVGDTEQPLNWYYQGGALDTYGLDVGYFITPELNASLGYYYQNGDLGTADGSGVLGRVAYEISNGLTAGVNISYDEAFETRVSADLKVRFGGASTTAQRKEVQQQPVINALTAPPSNRDVRIHDDPFQDLCLSLLNFAGILLSDFVCAVSE; encoded by the coding sequence ATGCTGCGTCGCCTCTCCCTAGGGCTATTGGCTTCTGCTATCTCGATTGCTGCTCTGCCTGCCATTGCTCAAGAGGGCAGTGCTGATGATCTCGGTGTGATGAGCATCAGCCTCAAGGATGTAGTCAAGCCCACCTTTGGTTTTCAAGGTGCGCTGCAAGGCGCGGGTACTCCGAATCAGGCAGGCATTGGTGGTTTCTTACCTCTCTCTGTTGGCGACAACAGTGTCTGGTTTCTTGATGTCCTCGCCAATATCAACTTCGCTGATTACGAGAACAACAGCAGCATCATCAACACCAAGGTAGCTGGCACCACAATCAGCACCTCATCGCGGCTTGGTTACCGCTGGCTCAATGGTGACCGCTCTTGGATGTATGGGCTGAATGCTGGTTACGACAGTCGCCCAATGAATACAGGTGGAACCGATACCGGCATTCCGTTGTTTGGAACGGAAAAGAGTGCTTTCTTCCAGCAGGTCGCAGTCAATGCTGAGGCTGTTTCCAATGACTGGAATTTCAACGCTTATGCCTTGATTCCTGTTGGTGATACCGAGCAACCACTGAACTGGTATTACCAAGGCGGTGCACTGGATACCTACGGGCTTGATGTGGGGTATTTCATCACTCCAGAGCTGAATGCTTCACTTGGTTATTACTACCAAAATGGTGATCTAGGTACGGCTGATGGTTCTGGTGTGCTTGGACGAGTTGCCTATGAAATCAGCAATGGCTTAACAGCGGGAGTGAATATCTCCTACGACGAGGCATTCGAGACCAGAGTTTCAGCAGACCTTAAAGTTCGTTTTGGTGGTGCTAGCACAACAGCACAGCGCAAGGAAGTTCAGCAACAACCTGTGATCAATGCCTTAACAGCACCGCCAAGCAACAGGGATGTACGTATACATGATGATCCTTTCCAAGATCTTTGCCTATCACTACTTAATTTTGCGGGAATATTACTGTCTGACTTTGTTTGCGCGGTGTCAGAGTAG
- a CDS encoding carbamoyl-phosphate synthase, giving the protein MFRHLSLGLLAYVVAIAPLPLKAQDGSADDLGVMSISLKDVVKPTFGFQGALQGAGTPNQAGIGGFLPLSVGDNSVWFLDVLANINFADYENNSSVINTKVAGTTISTSSRLGYRWLNGDRSWMYGLNAGYDSRPMNTGGTDTGIPLFGTEKSAFFQQVAVNAEAVSNDWNFNAYALIPVGDTEQPLNWYYQGGALDTYGLDVGYFITPELNASLGYYYQNGDLGTADASGVLGRVAYEISNGLTAGVNISYDEAFETRVSADLKVRFGGASTTAQRKEVQQQPVINALTAPPSNRDVRVHDGQCDPDPGTDRIPDYCIGVG; this is encoded by the coding sequence ATGTTCCGCCACCTGTCGCTTGGATTACTGGCTTATGTTGTTGCCATCGCCCCGCTGCCTTTGAAGGCACAGGACGGCAGTGCTGATGATCTCGGTGTGATGAGCATCAGCCTCAAGGATGTGGTCAAGCCCACCTTTGGTTTTCAAGGCGCGCTGCAAGGAGCGGGTACTCCGAATCAGGCAGGCATTGGTGGTTTCTTACCTCTCTCTGTTGGCGACAACAGTGTCTGGTTTCTTGATGTCCTCGCCAATATCAACTTCGCTGATTACGAGAACAACAGCAGCGTCATCAACACCAAGGTAGCTGGCACCACAATCAGCACCTCATCACGGCTTGGTTACCGCTGGCTCAATGGTGACCGCTCTTGGATGTATGGGCTGAATGCTGGTTACGACAGTCGCCCAATGAATACAGGTGGAACCGATACCGGCATTCCGTTGTTTGGAACGGAAAAGAGTGCTTTCTTCCAGCAGGTCGCAGTCAATGCTGAGGCTGTTTCCAATGACTGGAATTTCAACGCTTATGCCTTGATTCCTGTTGGTGATACCGAGCAACCACTGAACTGGTATTACCAAGGCGGTGCACTGGATACCTACGGGCTTGATGTGGGGTATTTCATCACTCCAGAGCTGAATGCTTCACTTGGTTATTACTACCAAAATGGTGATCTAGGTACGGCTGATGCTTCTGGTGTGCTTGGACGAGTTGCCTATGAAATCAGCAATGGCTTAACAGCGGGAGTGAATATCTCCTACGACGAGGCATTCGAGACCAGAGTTTCAGCAGACCTTAAAGTTCGTTTTGGTGGTGCTAGCACAACAGCACAGCGCAAGGAAGTTCAGCAACAACCTGTGATCAATGCCTTAACAGCACCGCCAAGCAACCGGGATGTGAGGGTGCATGACGGACAATGTGACCCTGACCCAGGCACAGACCGAATACCCGACTACTGCATAGGGGTAGGTTAG
- a CDS encoding DUF1651 domain-containing protein, producing MREGWLIDSDDFWIWRFHRDEKAWIQDPKVFVDRGRTMPDGPPLLKERRYLRKDAADQLWQSLQSQGWKRLQTPAWGEAIEV from the coding sequence ATGCGTGAAGGCTGGCTGATCGACAGCGATGACTTCTGGATCTGGCGGTTCCACCGGGACGAGAAGGCATGGATTCAGGATCCAAAGGTCTTCGTTGATCGGGGCCGGACCATGCCCGATGGCCCACCACTGCTCAAAGAGCGCCGTTACCTGCGCAAGGACGCTGCCGACCAGCTGTGGCAATCACTCCAGAGCCAAGGCTGGAAACGGTTGCAGACCCCTGCCTGGGGTGAAGCCATAGAAGTGTGA
- a CDS encoding PspC domain-containing protein, whose amino-acid sequence MTDFSNSLTAFNSALAAASAYGLRQQQEDYAQEAWEREEARKEREAERSAERDRKQTESDEKKEREMRWDYETEGIRGGIESILKYRDPLFRLKLLEWHKEGQLRTSGEIEAINRLLSGIGDSIINEELQKILGGEYDNSSNDNEDNTDLSLYLRIHRLSLLTQHEVVDKGYYSDDVATRFTEVIDQYKEHHDRLDAKKTKQMLLEINKDCLGRLISYRKFPHKIVGGVVGWSCRDSLNESKKWWVRGLFIVFLPSSWFVFVPAYLLCWIYVSQKLNQDIKDMKRSLRRALLDAGH is encoded by the coding sequence ATGACAGATTTCTCGAATTCTCTTACTGCTTTTAATTCAGCATTAGCAGCTGCATCGGCTTACGGCTTGAGGCAGCAACAGGAGGACTATGCGCAAGAAGCGTGGGAGCGGGAAGAGGCAAGAAAAGAGCGAGAAGCCGAAAGAAGTGCTGAAAGAGATAGAAAGCAAACTGAGAGCGACGAAAAAAAAGAGAGGGAAATGAGGTGGGACTATGAGACTGAGGGAATCAGAGGTGGCATCGAATCAATATTGAAATATCGGGACCCTCTATTTAGGTTGAAGTTGCTGGAGTGGCATAAAGAAGGACAGTTGCGCACTAGCGGAGAAATCGAAGCTATTAATAGGCTCTTGTCAGGCATCGGTGACTCAATTATCAATGAAGAGCTGCAGAAAATTCTCGGCGGTGAATACGATAATTCTTCGAATGATAATGAAGATAATACCGATCTTTCGCTCTATCTTAGGATTCATCGCCTTAGCTTGCTAACGCAGCACGAAGTTGTCGACAAAGGATATTACAGCGATGACGTCGCAACACGATTCACCGAAGTGATTGATCAATACAAAGAACATCATGATCGCCTTGATGCTAAAAAAACAAAGCAAATGCTTCTGGAAATCAACAAAGATTGCCTTGGCCGTTTAATTAGTTATAGAAAATTCCCGCACAAAATAGTTGGCGGTGTTGTTGGGTGGTCTTGCCGGGACTCGCTGAATGAAAGCAAAAAGTGGTGGGTTAGGGGCTTATTTATTGTCTTTCTACCCAGCTCATGGTTCGTTTTTGTTCCCGCTTATTTGTTGTGTTGGATTTATGTTTCTCAGAAATTAAATCAGGATATTAAGGATATGAAACGTTCGCTAAGAAGAGCTTTACTCGACGCAGGTCATTGA